In one window of Nicotiana tabacum cultivar K326 chromosome 12, ASM71507v2, whole genome shotgun sequence DNA:
- the LOC107830855 gene encoding putative serine/threonine-protein kinase PBL21 — protein MKKRMVCFSCMSFNRKDVRDYDDDMASRSIKSSGKGRKGGSLRGKGGESNNQKGNVARSFTFKELALATQNFRETNLIGEGGFGSVYKGRLESGLIVAIKQLNLDGLQGNQEFIVEVLMLSLLHHKNLVNLIGYCTDGDQRLLVYEFMPMGSLENHLFDLEPGKKPLSWSTRLKIAAGAAHGLEYLHCEANPPVIYRDLKSSNILLDNDFNPKLSDFGLAKLGPVGENTHVSTRVMGTYGYCAPEYAMSGKLTLKSDIYSLGVVLLELITGRKAYDSSRKTGEQNLVVWSRPFLKDRRKFVHMVDPLLYGQFSVRSLHHAVAITAMCIQEQANFRPIISDIVVALDYLVSQAESSDSQGGGSHSGKQTYHPKEI, from the exons ATGAAGAAAAGAATGGTTTGCTTTTCTTGCATGAGTTTTAATCGTAAAGATGTCAGAGATTATGATGATGACATGGCTTCAAGATCCATTAAATCTTCAG GGAAAGGTAGAAAAGGAGGTTCTTTAAGAGGGAAAGGTGGGGAAAGCAATAACCAGAAGGGCAATGTGGCGCGCAGTTTCACGTTCAAAGAACTTGCATTAGCAACTCAGAATTTCAGGGAAACTAATCTTATTGGCGAAGGCGGTTTTGGAAGTGTGTACAAGGGCCGTCTAGAATCAGGCTTG ATTGTTGCAATCAAACAACTTAATCTTGACGGGCTACAAGGAAACCAGGAGTTTATAGTGGAGGTCCTGATGTTGAGTTTACTACATCACAAAAATCTTGTCAACTTAATTGGATACTGCACTGATGGAGACCAGAGGCTCTTGGTTTATGAGTTCATGCCAATGGGTAGCCTGGAGAATCATCTTTTTG ATTTGGAACCCGGAAAGAAGCCACTGAGTTGGAGCACAAGACTTAAGATTGCTGCTGGTGCAGCTCATGGACTTGAGTATCTTCATTGTGAAGCAAATCCGCCTGTCATTTACCGTGATTTGAAATCTTCAAACATATTGTTGGACAATGATTTCAATCCAAAACTGTCAGATTTTGGACTTGCAAAGTTGGGACCTGTTGGTGAAAACACTCATGTTTCGACGCGAGTGATGGGAACCTATGGATACTGTGCGCCCGAGTATGCCATGAGTGGAAAATTGACTCTGAAATCAGACATCTATAGCTTAGGTGTTGTGCTGTTGGAGCTAATAACAGGCCGAAAAGCTTATGATAGCTCTAGAAAGACAGGAGAACAGAACCTTGTCGTTTGG TCTCGTCCCTTCCTAAAGGACCGGAGGAAGTTTGTTCATATGGTTGACCCTTTGTTGTATGGTCAGTTCTCTGTTCGCTCTTTGCACCATGCAGTTGCAATTACTGCAATGTGTATTCAAGAGCAAGCCAATTTTCGCCCAATCATCAGTGATATTGTTGTCGCACTTGACTATCTTGTCTCACAAGCAGAAAGCTCCGATTCACAAGGAGGCGGTTCACATAGCGGAAAGCAAACATATCATCCCAAGGAGATTTAA